The Synechococcus sp. M16.1 genome includes the window AAGCGCAAATCAAATGGCCAGCAGCCCTGACCAGGAAAAGCCCGGCGCGTAGCCGTTAACACACTCAACAAAACTCCAACCTTTGTTACATTTGTCCCACACCAATCGGTTCACACACATGTCTGACAACGCACGCTTCGGCTTCGTCAACTTTGCTGAAACCTGGAACGGTCGCCTGGCCATGCTGGGCATCGTGATCGGCCTCGGCACCGAGCTCCTGACCGGCCAGGGCATCCTGTCCCAGATCGGCCTCGGCTGATTTCCGCACCGCGGAATTACAGAACCCCTCGGCTTGCCGGGGGGTTTTTTGTTGCCTTTCCACCAGCCACCGCTGATGCAGCACAGTGGGGAGGATTCCACTGAGGCAGTCGTTGGCACCGCTTTACGTTCAGAACAGACGTGATGGATCAAGGCTGCTCAGCAGCGCCTTGGTGATCTGCACGGTTGGTGCCACCCAGATCCACCAACACTGGGGCGTTCTGTTGACCAGCATCTCAGCCGTTGTCTGCATCTATTGGGGTTACGCCTACAGCCGCCTTGAGCGTTGATCGTCTTCCGACCTATTCCGTTGCTGAGCTGAACACAGCCATCGGCAGCCTGCTGGAACGCGGTTTTGCGCCGCGTTTTTTACTGGAAGCAACGGTCTCCCGGCCACAACTTAAAAAGGGCCACCTCTGGCTCACCCTCACCGACGGCTCCGCCAGCATTTCCGGTGTGGTGTGGGCTTCGAAGCTGGCCCAATTGAGCTATCAACCCAAAGACGGTGACGGCGTCACCGTGGTGGGCAAGCTCAATTTCTGGGCAGCCCGAGCCAGCCTCACCGTTCAGGCGCTGGATATCCGGCCCAGCCTCAGCACGGTGCTGCGCGACTTTGAACGGGTGCGGCAAGTTTTGGAACAGGAAGGGGTGATCGACCCAAGCCGTCAGAGGGCACTTCCAAGCCAACCCGCCTCGATCGCGGTGCTCACCAGCGTGCCCAGTTCCGCCCTGGCCGACATGCTCCGCACTGCGGCGGAACGCTGGCCCATGACGCAGCTGATCGTGGTGCCAATTCCAGTGCAGGGTTCCGTGGCACCGACGATCATCAGCACCCTGGAAGCCTTGGCCGAGCGCACAGATGAGTTGGGACTGGACGCTTTGGTGCTCGCCCGCGGCGGTGGCAGCCGGGAAGACCTGGCAGTGTTCGACAACGAAGCGCTTTGCCGCCTCCTGGCGAACTACCCCATACCGGTGGTGACAGGCCTGGGACATGAGGATGATCTCACCGTCGCCGATCTGGTGGCAGACCATCGTGCAGCCACGCCCACGGCAGCGATCGTGGCCTTGCTGCCTGACCGCGAGGCGGAACGCCAAGGACTAGCGCAACGGCAAAGCCGATTGAAAGAGGCGCTGCTGGGGAGAATCCTTCGCGAACGTCAGCGCCTTCAGGATCGAGACGTAGCCCTTCAGCAACAGTCTCCACTGGAAAAGATCCAACGCCAACGCCAGGCACTGGCTCAAAGGCACCAATTGCTCAAGGCACTATCACCGGAACGCTGGCTGAAACGCGGCTTGGCTCTGATCAGCAACACCGCCGGCGAGTCCATTTCAGACCTGGAATCCGTCAAGATCGGTGATCAGCTCAACATTCGAATGAGCAACGGAAGCCTTGAAGCTCGAGTCGATCAGATCCAGCACAATGCACCCACCACCTCCTCCTGATGAGCAAGCGCCAAGTCAAGAAAGAGCAACGCGATCGCATCGAAGCGTGGCGAAAGGATGCCGAGACACTGAGCTACGAGGAAGCCATGCAGGCTTTGGATCTGCTGCTTGCTGAACTACAGAACGAGAGTGTTCCGTTGGCGGACTTGCAGCAAAAGGTGCTCCATGGCGAGGTGTATCTGAACCGGTGTCAGAGCCTGCTCGACAGCGTGGAGCAGTCGATTGTCGAGCTTGATCCCACAACTCTCAAAGCCACACCCGATGCGTAAAGCCCTGCCTTGGATTTATCTGCTTCTTGCTGTGTTGGGAGCGATCCTGCCCTGGAAGGCCAACCTGGAATTCATCGCCGAAAGCGGTGGACAGGCCTTTGATCTGGCACGATTCATCGCCGATGCCAGCAGCACAGCCGCGTCACGCTCCTTAAGCGCTGATCTACTGGTGGGGGCCAGTGCCGTCACGCTCTGGATCTGTGTGGAAGGACCACGTCAGAAGATCAAAGGTTGGTGGCTGGCCATCCCCCTGAGCTTCGGTGTGGCCTTTGCCTGCGCTGCTCCGTTTTTCTTGTTCCTGCGGGAACGACAGCTTCAGGCTCAGGAATCGGAATCCACATCCTGAGCCACCACGTCAATGGTGAGATCACTGGCAGGTGGAGACGGGGCTGCCGCACTGGCCGGGCTGCCTCCAGCACTGGCGTAGGGAGTGCCGCAGACGGCACAAACTGCAGCCCCCTTCAGACCCGTTGCACCGCAAGCAGTACAGCTGATCATCCGGGACTGCAAAAGCTTCCAACCAATCCAACCAAGACCGGAAAGGATCAAAGGAAGTGCCAAAAGAGCCAGCAACACGCCACCGGCGAGATCAAGCAAGAGTCGACCTGCAGCGGTTGGCAGCAGCAGGAGCAACACAACTCCGATCCACAACACTGCTGGTGATCGATTCATGGGCTTCAACGGAAGAGGTCCGCTGAATCAGCTTCGCAGAGTTAAATCAAAGTTCAAGGCGCCGCGCTGTTCGGTTCCCCGAGCCGGGGTTTCGCAAAACGAACTGCGGCCAATTCCACACTCAAACACTGGCCAAAATAAAGAATCACACCCACCAACCAAACCCAAAGCGTTAACACTAAAACACCACCAATCACGCCATAGGCCTGATAGCGATTACCCAGAGAAACAATACTCAAACTCAGAATTTTATTGAGAAAGGCGAGACCGAATCCAATCAACAACGCGCCAGGAATGAGTGGAATTGCAGGAACACGACGACTGGGCAACACCACCTGAAGCAACCAAGCCATCAAAGACAAGATCAACGCGGGAACAAGAATCCGCCCGAGAGGAAGAATGGGACTGGAGCGCACGATTCCCATTAAGCCAGGAACGACGCTATCCAATAAGCTAAGAATGTCCTCAGGGAGCTGCCCAATACTGAGTACCAACTGTTGAAAAACGATCAAAATAGATATGGCAAAAACCGTCATGAAGGCTTCAACACGTGTTCTACAAAACTGTCCAACCTGTTGCCACCAAGACAAACCGATTGATGGCTCGGGCAGAATCTCAGACCACAAGCGATCAGCTCCACGCTGGAGCGTTAAATAAGCATTACTGGCCGTAAGAAGCAAAACGACAACACCGAGGATTCCAGCGCCAAAGCCTTGATCCACCAACCCACGCAAGGTCGAATCGACAAGGCTGGTTGCTGACGGCGGTAAGACCTGCGTCACCGAGGCCAACACATTATCCACACTGTCCGTTTTGCCAAACACCCTTGCGGCAACAGACAGCGCAATCAGAAGCAGCGGAAAGAACGACTGAAGAACGAAATATGCAAAAGCAGCACTTAAATCAACACACTCAGCATTATTCCAACGCTGACAAGCCTTCCAAATCTGGCCACTTAAACGTCGAACTAGTGAACGTCTTGGCACAGATGAGCGCAAAAGACTACTAAAACCTTACAACAAAAAAGCCACCTCATGGTGAGGTGGCTTTTTCGCGGGTGGTGATGGTGATCGCTTCAGCAATCAGCACATCATCAACCTATTTGGAGAATGTTTTACCTGGCATCGAGCTATTTTCTCAGGGGGCTACCCCCCAAATATCGTCGCCGCTGATGCGTTTCACAACCGAGTTCGGGATGGATCGGAGTGGGACCACACCGCCATGGACACCAGGATAGATAAACATTCTCAAGGGATGAACCCTGAGAACTGCATAGGATCTGCAACTAAAGCTGCACGTCTGAATCAAACAAAGAAATGAGTCTTCAGGCAAGAACCAAAATGTTGGTCAAGCCCTCGGTCTATTAGTACTCCTCCGCTGCATCCATTACTGGACTTCCACGTAGAGCCTATCAACGGGTGTTCTTCCCGTGACCTTACTGGGTTACCCCATGGGAACACTCATCTTGAGGTGGGCTTCCCACTTAGATGCTTTCAGCGGTTATCCACTCCGCACATGGCTACCCAGCGTTTACCGTTGGCACGATAACTGGTACACCAGAGGTGCGTTCCTCCCGGTCCTCTCGTACTAGGGAGAAATCCTCTCAATGTTCCTGCGCGTACACCGGATATGGACCGAACTGTCTCACGACGTTCTGAACCCAGCTCGCGTACCGCTTTAATGGGCGAACAGCCCAACCCTTGGGACCGACTTCAGCCCCAGGTTGCGATGAGCCGACATCGAGGTGCCAAACCTCCCCGTCGATGTGAACTCTTGGGGGAGATCAGCCTGTTATCCCTAGAGTAACTTTTATCCGTTGAGCGACGGCCCTTCCACTCAGAACCGTCGGATCACTAAAACCGACTTTCGTCCCTGTTCGACTTGTAGGTCTCACAGTCAAGCTTCCTTCTGCTTTTGCACTCGTCAGCTGATTTCCAACCAGCCTGAGGAAACCTTTGTGCGCCTCCGTTACCTTTTAGGAGGCGACCGCCCCAGTCAAACTGCCCACCTGATACTGTCCGCTCCCCGGATAACGGGTGAACGTTAGAACCCTAGCTCTGAAAGAGTGGTATCTCACCAGTGACTAACTCATAGCCGCAACCATGAGATCAACGTCTCCCACCTATCCTGCGCATTCAGAGCCCGGGCACAATACCAAGCTACAGTAAAGCTTCATAGGGTCTTTCTGTCCAGGTGTACGTAGTCCGCATCTTCACAGACAATTCTATTTCGCCGAGCCTCTCTCCGAGACAGCGCCCTGATCGTTACGCCTTTCGTGCGGGTCGGAACTTACCCGACAAGGAATTTCGCTACCTTAGGACCGTTATAGTTACGGCCGCCGTTCACCGGGGCTTCAGTCGCCAGCTTCGCTTACGCTGACCGGCTTCCTTAACCTTCCGGCACTGGGCAGGCGTCAGCCCCCATACATCGTCTTGCGACTTAGCGGAGACCTGTGTTTTTGGTAAACAGTCGCCAGGGCCTCTTCACTGCGACCACCTTGCGGTGGCACCCCTTCTCCCGAAGTTACGGGGCCATTTTGCCGAGTTCCTTAGAGAGAGTTACCTCGCGCACCTCGGTATTCTCTACCACCCCACCTGTGTCGGTTTCGGGTACTGGCAGTCATGCCTTAACGGGTATAGAGCTTTTCTTGGAAGCTTGACGTCACCAACTTCGCTGCCGTAGCAGCTCGTACTCACGCCTCAGCTCGGAACGTTTTCACCGCTCCTCAACGCCTCGAACGCTTGAACCAGTAACCAACATCTGGCTTGGCTAGCCTTCTCCGTCCCTCTTCCCAAAACATGACCGGTACAGGAATGTTGACCTGTTATCCATCGACTACGCCTTTCGGCCTCGCCTTAGGTCCAGACTAACCCTCCGCGGACGAGCCTGCCGGAGGAACCCTTAGGGTTTCGGTGCATGGGATTCTCACCCATGTTTTCGCTACTCAAGCCGACATTCTCACTTCTATGCAGTCCACGCCCGCTCACGCTAACGCTTCGCCCCACATAGAACGCTCCCCTACCATAAAAATCCGCAGCTTCGGTACAACACTTAGCCCCGTTCATTTTCGGCGCAGGATCGCTCGACCAGTGAGCTATTACGCACTCCTTTGAGGATGGCTGCTTCTAGGCAAACCTCCTGGTTGTCTATGCAATCCCACCTCCTTTATCACTTAGTGTTGATTTGGGGACCTTAGCTGGCGGTCTGGGCTGTTTCCCTCTCGACCATGGAGCTTATCCCCCACAGTCTGACTGCCTCGCTACACACAGGGTATTCAGAGTTCATCTCGATTTGGTACCGCTCTCGCAGCCCGCACCGAAATGGTGGCTTTACCCCCCTGCTGGAGCACGAGACGCTACGCCTCAACGTATTTCGGGGAGAACCAGCTAGCTCCGGGTTCGATTGGCATTTCACCCCTAACCACAGCTCATCCGCTGACTTTTCAACGTCAGTCGGTTCGGACCTCCACTTGGTATCACCCAAGCTTCATCCTGGCCATGGTTAGATCACCCGGGTTCGGGTCTATAAACACTGACAAACGCCCTATTCAGACTCGCTTTCGCTATGGCTCCACCATTTCCGGTTTAACCCGCCAGTGCCTATAAGTCGCCGGCTCATTCTTCAACAGGCACACGGTCACCCTATAAGTAGGGCTCCCATTGCTTGTAGGCTCACGGTTTCATGTTCTATTTCACTCCCCTCCCGGGGTTCTTTTCACCTTTCCCTCGCGGTACTGTTTCGCTATCGGTCACACAGTAGTACTTAGCCTTACGAGGTGGTCCTCGCGGATTCACACGGAATTTCACGTGCTCCGTGCTACTCGGGATACAGCTAGCTCAGTTCAGTTTTCGGTTACGGGGCTTTCACCCTCTGTGGCGTGCCATTCAAGCACTTCTCCTAACTTCCCTGATACACGTTGCTGTCCCACAACCCCGATACTCGAAAGTATCGGTTTAGGCTCTTCCCCGTTCGCTCGCCGCTACTTAGGGAGTCGTTTTTACTTTCCTTTCCTCCAGCTACTAAGATGTTTCAGTTCGCTGGGTTGGCTCGTGCCAGCCTATGGATTCAGCTGGCCGTATTAAGGGTTGCCCCATTCGGAAATTCCCGGATCAAAGCGTGCTTCCAGCTCCCCGAGACTTATCGCAGGTAACCACGTCCTTCATCGCCTCTGTGTGCCAAGGTATCCG containing:
- a CDS encoding chlorophyll a/b-binding protein, with product MSDNARFGFVNFAETWNGRLAMLGIVIGLGTELLTGQGILSQIGLG
- the xseA gene encoding exodeoxyribonuclease VII large subunit; amino-acid sequence: MSVDRLPTYSVAELNTAIGSLLERGFAPRFLLEATVSRPQLKKGHLWLTLTDGSASISGVVWASKLAQLSYQPKDGDGVTVVGKLNFWAARASLTVQALDIRPSLSTVLRDFERVRQVLEQEGVIDPSRQRALPSQPASIAVLTSVPSSALADMLRTAAERWPMTQLIVVPIPVQGSVAPTIISTLEALAERTDELGLDALVLARGGGSREDLAVFDNEALCRLLANYPIPVVTGLGHEDDLTVADLVADHRAATPTAAIVALLPDREAERQGLAQRQSRLKEALLGRILRERQRLQDRDVALQQQSPLEKIQRQRQALAQRHQLLKALSPERWLKRGLALISNTAGESISDLESVKIGDQLNIRMSNGSLEARVDQIQHNAPTTSS
- the xseB gene encoding exodeoxyribonuclease VII small subunit → MSKRQVKKEQRDRIEAWRKDAETLSYEEAMQALDLLLAELQNESVPLADLQQKVLHGEVYLNRCQSLLDSVEQSIVELDPTTLKATPDA
- a CDS encoding DUF2834 domain-containing protein — encoded protein: MRKALPWIYLLLAVLGAILPWKANLEFIAESGGQAFDLARFIADASSTAASRSLSADLLVGASAVTLWICVEGPRQKIKGWWLAIPLSFGVAFACAAPFFLFLRERQLQAQESESTS
- a CDS encoding YihY/virulence factor BrkB family protein produces the protein MPRRSLVRRLSGQIWKACQRWNNAECVDLSAAFAYFVLQSFFPLLLIALSVAARVFGKTDSVDNVLASVTQVLPPSATSLVDSTLRGLVDQGFGAGILGVVVLLLTASNAYLTLQRGADRLWSEILPEPSIGLSWWQQVGQFCRTRVEAFMTVFAISILIVFQQLVLSIGQLPEDILSLLDSVVPGLMGIVRSSPILPLGRILVPALILSLMAWLLQVVLPSRRVPAIPLIPGALLIGFGLAFLNKILSLSIVSLGNRYQAYGVIGGVLVLTLWVWLVGVILYFGQCLSVELAAVRFAKPRLGEPNSAAP